The following proteins are co-located in the Candidatus Zixiibacteriota bacterium genome:
- a CDS encoding polyprenol monophosphomannose synthase, with amino-acid sequence MIHTHRALIIFPTYNEKDNIEKIVHAVLPMDPRIHVLIVDDNSPDGTGQIADKLASQMSTVNVLHRTKKEGLGRAYIAGFKWAMERKFDYIFEMDADFSHGPEYIRDFLREIQNYDVVLGSRYISGVNVINWPMSRLLLSYFANMYTRVITGLPLRDATGGFKCFRRQVLETIELDKVHASGYMFQIEMSMRAWKKGFTLKEIPIVFVDRVAGSSKMSKKIMREAIWMVWMLRLKSMFGKLS; translated from the coding sequence ATGATCCACACTCACCGTGCTCTCATTATTTTTCCGACTTATAACGAAAAAGACAATATTGAAAAGATTGTCCATGCCGTCCTGCCGATGGATCCACGAATTCATGTTCTTATTGTCGACGATAACTCGCCCGATGGAACCGGCCAGATCGCCGACAAACTCGCCTCGCAGATGAGTACGGTCAATGTGCTTCACCGCACAAAAAAAGAAGGACTTGGCCGGGCATACATCGCTGGCTTCAAATGGGCTATGGAGCGCAAATTTGATTATATCTTTGAGATGGATGCCGATTTCTCGCATGGTCCGGAGTATATCCGCGATTTTTTGCGGGAGATACAGAACTACGATGTCGTTTTAGGTTCTCGCTATATTTCCGGAGTGAATGTTATCAACTGGCCGATGTCGAGATTGCTCTTGTCATATTTTGCAAATATGTACACCCGGGTAATCACCGGGCTTCCGCTTCGCGACGCGACCGGCGGGTTCAAATGTTTCCGCCGACAGGTGCTTGAAACGATTGAACTGGATAAGGTTCATGCATCGGGGTATATGTTCCAAATTGAGATGTCCATGCGGGCGTGGAAAAAAGGCTTCACTCTAAAAGAGATTCCAATTGTTTTTGTCGACCGAGTGGCCGGTTCATCAAAGATGTCAAAAAAGATAA
- a CDS encoding lysylphosphatidylglycerol synthase transmembrane domain-containing protein, producing the protein MTTRPDTSRVSDTKPNPSRRWLSFGIKIILTLVVVYFAGRQLIVNWDDVVSFKWDINPLLLIGSLVLHLLSLAFFSYVWCVLMSGFGYTVPLKYGFKIGYISNLGRYVPGRIWQVVSMVYLAERLKIDRAVTVASWGIATMFGIPAAFVVGFGTLLLYPDLLLPEIRQKLGSSLYIGGIATMLVSLLFVVVPNKTLQLYNLLLKLLKRPTIQFKLDKAVALKVYFGYFACWILYGFSFWMFVVSITGEAELPLVLGIGAFIIAYQAGYFAIFSPGGIGTRELVLTGALMPFLGPVAAGIAFAARIWNLIAEVIATIIAFRIRFENGQGKS; encoded by the coding sequence GTGACAACACGTCCTGATACTTCGCGCGTAAGTGACACCAAGCCAAACCCGTCCCGGCGATGGCTGTCTTTCGGAATTAAAATCATCCTGACACTGGTGGTCGTTTATTTCGCGGGTCGACAGCTTATTGTAAATTGGGATGATGTCGTGAGTTTCAAGTGGGATATCAATCCACTTTTGCTTATTGGTTCGCTTGTGCTTCATCTACTGAGTTTAGCTTTTTTCTCCTATGTCTGGTGTGTGCTCATGAGCGGATTCGGTTATACTGTGCCGCTCAAATACGGATTCAAGATTGGTTATATCTCCAATTTAGGGCGGTACGTTCCCGGGCGCATCTGGCAGGTGGTGAGTATGGTTTATCTTGCCGAACGGCTCAAAATTGATAGAGCTGTCACTGTGGCATCGTGGGGTATAGCAACGATGTTTGGCATTCCGGCCGCTTTCGTCGTTGGTTTCGGCACACTTTTGCTGTATCCGGATTTGTTATTGCCGGAGATACGCCAAAAACTTGGGTCGAGCCTCTATATCGGCGGAATAGCGACAATGCTGGTCTCGCTGCTCTTTGTGGTTGTGCCAAACAAAACTTTACAATTGTATAACCTTCTGCTGAAACTACTTAAGCGGCCAACAATACAATTTAAGCTTGATAAAGCAGTTGCTCTCAAGGTTTATTTTGGATATTTTGCGTGCTGGATATTATATGGATTTTCGTTCTGGATGTTTGTCGTGTCAATAACAGGGGAGGCCGAGTTGCCGCTTGTGCTCGGTATCGGCGCATTTATCATTGCCTATCAGGCCGGCTATTTTGCGATATTTTCTCCCGGCGGTATCGGCACACGCGAGTTGGTTTTGACTGGCGCGCTTATGCCTTTCCTTGGCCCGGTTGCGGCGGGGATAGCCTTCGCCGCGCGAATATGGAACCTCATTGCTGAGGTTATTGCCACAATAATCGCCTTCCGAATCCGTTTCGAGAACGGCCAGGGCAAGTCATGA
- a CDS encoding glycosyltransferase family 2 protein, with product MALKEKYPFIVSTIVPAMNEEGNIDEFCRLYAEMLLTAPFEGELVYVDDGSTDNTLCKISLNAKKYPFIKYASHQRNRGLTEALQSGFATATGSVYVFYPADLQYLPEDIPALIAPIADGADLCTGWKQGKYNKKFVSKVYNWFSQKIFNLKVHDLNSVKAFKREVVENIFLRKDWHRYLVVLAANEGYRIEEVKVPLYERAWGKTKFSVWRVPVGVLDMLAVKFQITFLRKPLLFFGGTGALVLLLGFLVGLYAIYHRFVLGHGDRTYLYLVLLLIGVGMSLFLLGFVSEGQTALKEEIGDLRKKTKAILDELKDK from the coding sequence GTGGCACTAAAAGAAAAATATCCATTTATCGTATCGACCATCGTTCCCGCCATGAATGAGGAAGGGAATATTGATGAGTTTTGCCGTCTCTATGCCGAGATGCTCCTCACAGCGCCCTTTGAGGGAGAACTTGTCTATGTCGATGACGGCTCCACTGACAACACTTTGTGCAAAATTTCCCTAAACGCAAAGAAGTACCCCTTCATAAAATACGCCTCGCACCAGAGAAACCGCGGTTTGACCGAAGCCCTGCAGAGTGGGTTTGCGACAGCGACCGGATCGGTCTATGTCTTTTATCCGGCGGATTTGCAGTACCTTCCCGAAGATATCCCCGCGCTCATCGCTCCCATCGCCGATGGAGCCGACCTGTGCACCGGCTGGAAGCAGGGGAAATACAACAAGAAATTTGTGTCCAAAGTCTACAACTGGTTTTCGCAGAAGATTTTTAATCTCAAAGTTCATGATCTGAATTCGGTGAAGGCCTTCAAACGTGAAGTTGTAGAAAACATCTTTTTGCGCAAGGACTGGCATCGGTACTTGGTGGTGTTGGCGGCCAACGAAGGATATCGAATTGAAGAAGTGAAAGTCCCTCTTTACGAACGCGCATGGGGGAAGACCAAATTCTCTGTGTGGCGTGTGCCGGTCGGTGTGCTCGATATGCTTGCGGTGAAATTTCAGATAACGTTTTTGCGTAAACCGCTTTTGTTCTTTGGGGGCACAGGAGCGCTGGTGCTTTTGCTGGGATTTCTTGTCGGCCTCTACGCAATCTATCATCGCTTTGTGCTCGGTCATGGAGATCGGACGTACTTATATCTGGTGCTCTTATTGATAGGTGTGGGTATGTCACTTTTTCTTCTTGGATTTGTCTCAGAGGGTCAGACCGCGCTTAAAGAGGAGATTGGGGATCTGAGAAAAAAAACCAAAGCCATATTAGATGAGTTAAAGGACAAGTAG